One Fuerstiella marisgermanici DNA window includes the following coding sequences:
- a CDS encoding hybrid sensor histidine kinase/response regulator produces MHRQLNILLIEDDEAFALLVTRTLKRLKSQHEVCAVTRLSDAICQLGNRKFDLVLTDLSLPDAVRLESVRTVRAAHPELPLVVLTLLESSELISEALQTGAQDFIVKDSMTPESLERSIQNAVERQKLVAENTVLIERLRSQQQELNGKNARLKQLIETAHRFADNVSHEFRTPLTVIREYAALVREGLLGEVNEQQSEFMDVIIYRVDDLNRMVDDMLDSSKLEAGIMGTYRVSTDAADIIRSPLEGLQLKAQVRGVKLSCDIAPDLPRVYCDPEKAGRVVTNLAANAIKFTEDGQGHVHVEIRPKLDDGDVEISISDNGPGINPDDLKRMFKRFQQLGTCTQSSTKGFGLGLNIARELVDLNYGTIAVESKVECGTTFRFTVPVDNWPEIVSRYCNRLSVASENSRVAVVHVAAVGDFTEAGCRDTESFWRFTQRQTDLIRRLGSSDWVLLVACGPDEIEMVIDRFRSEHAEVSRNRPLPLPALEFQNSGCFLASDVQTIQEVACPEAECLV; encoded by the coding sequence ATGCATCGACAACTAAATATCCTTCTGATCGAAGACGATGAAGCATTTGCTTTGTTGGTCACCCGAACACTCAAACGGCTGAAAAGCCAGCACGAAGTTTGCGCCGTTACACGACTAAGTGACGCAATTTGCCAGTTGGGTAATCGCAAGTTCGACCTGGTTCTTACGGACCTGAGCCTGCCCGATGCCGTCCGGCTCGAGAGCGTGCGAACTGTCCGGGCCGCTCATCCGGAACTGCCGCTGGTTGTGCTGACGCTGTTGGAATCGTCGGAGCTGATTTCGGAGGCATTGCAAACCGGGGCGCAGGACTTTATCGTCAAAGATTCGATGACGCCGGAGTCGCTGGAACGGTCGATTCAAAATGCGGTCGAGCGGCAGAAGTTGGTGGCAGAGAACACCGTTTTGATTGAGAGGCTGAGATCCCAGCAGCAGGAACTGAACGGGAAGAACGCTCGGCTGAAGCAACTGATTGAGACCGCTCACCGATTTGCCGACAACGTATCTCACGAATTTCGAACGCCGCTGACTGTGATTCGCGAATACGCCGCGCTCGTCCGCGAGGGACTGCTGGGCGAAGTTAACGAGCAGCAATCGGAATTCATGGATGTCATCATCTATCGAGTCGACGACCTGAATCGAATGGTGGATGATATGCTGGATTCCAGCAAGCTGGAAGCAGGCATCATGGGAACCTACCGGGTTTCGACGGACGCTGCTGACATTATCCGATCGCCGCTGGAAGGGCTGCAACTGAAAGCTCAGGTTCGGGGTGTGAAACTAAGCTGCGACATTGCCCCCGATTTGCCTCGCGTGTATTGCGATCCCGAGAAGGCTGGCCGAGTTGTCACAAATCTCGCCGCCAATGCGATCAAGTTTACGGAAGACGGTCAGGGCCACGTGCATGTCGAGATCCGGCCCAAGCTGGACGACGGTGACGTGGAAATCAGCATTTCCGATAATGGCCCGGGTATCAACCCAGACGACTTAAAAAGAATGTTCAAGCGGTTCCAGCAATTGGGGACTTGTACCCAGTCAAGTACTAAAGGTTTCGGCCTGGGCCTGAACATTGCTCGCGAACTTGTTGATCTCAACTACGGAACGATCGCCGTCGAGAGCAAAGTGGAATGTGGCACGACCTTTCGATTTACCGTACCTGTCGACAACTGGCCAGAAATTGTCAGCCGCTATTGCAACCGTCTGTCGGTAGCGTCTGAAAATTCGCGTGTCGCAGTAGTACACGTTGCTGCGGTCGGCGATTTTACGGAGGCGGGTTGCCGTGACACAGAATCGTTCTGGCGGTTCACTCAACGGCAGACCGACTTGATCCGGCGGTTAGGATCCAGCGATTGGGTTCTTCTGGTGGCTTGTGGTCCAGACGAAATTGAAATGGTGATAGATCGCTTTCGGTCGGAACATGCGGAAGTCAGTCGCAATCGGCCGCTGCCTCTTCCAGCGCTGGAGTTTCAAAATTCAGGCTGTTTCCTCGCCAGCGATGTTCAGACAATCCAAGAGGTCGCATGCCCCGAGGCGGAGTGCCTTGTTTGA
- a CDS encoding ABC transporter substrate-binding protein has translation MGKAPYGFARQRRVLRVLGTHVTLQEPLRRQAEKDLGIEIQFSPGGSARVLHQAATRPQSFDLYEQWSNSMNILWQAGSIQALDTDRLTYWDEINDLTRTGKLTPRAKVGAGDAPNKLLYVQRDNSIGSNETRRVSFLPYVHNVDSFGYNAAVVPRGKAYETESWSWLLDDRWRGRVALVNEPTIGLFDAALAVQAAGLVKFEDIGNLTRAEVDSLFKVLVELRRAGHFRGIWNSVPNSVNLMARGEAVVESMFSPAVFALRGKGIDCVYASPKEGYRAWHGVMCLSAATNGPAKDAAYEFMNWWLSGWPGAFIARQGYYISNPERSRKHLRPEEWEYWYEGKPAATDLNGTDEKTVVRKGEVRDGGSYLRRFSNIAVWNTVMDTYEYSLPNWNQFLSAT, from the coding sequence ATGGGCAAGGCGCCCTATGGTTTTGCTCGCCAGCGTCGAGTCCTGAGGGTACTCGGAACACATGTCACTCTTCAGGAACCTTTGCGGCGACAGGCCGAGAAGGATCTTGGAATCGAGATTCAGTTTTCACCGGGCGGAAGCGCTCGAGTGCTGCATCAGGCGGCCACACGCCCGCAGTCCTTCGATCTATACGAACAGTGGTCGAACAGCATGAACATCCTGTGGCAGGCCGGCTCCATTCAGGCCCTTGACACCGACCGACTGACTTACTGGGACGAAATTAACGACCTGACTCGAACAGGCAAGCTAACGCCCAGAGCAAAAGTCGGAGCGGGCGATGCGCCGAATAAGCTGCTCTACGTTCAGCGGGATAACAGCATTGGCTCGAACGAAACACGTCGAGTCAGCTTTCTTCCGTACGTCCACAACGTCGATTCATTTGGCTACAACGCAGCGGTTGTGCCAAGGGGGAAAGCCTACGAAACAGAAAGCTGGAGTTGGCTGCTGGACGACCGATGGAGAGGCCGCGTTGCTCTTGTTAATGAGCCCACAATCGGCCTGTTTGACGCGGCGCTCGCGGTTCAGGCCGCCGGCTTAGTAAAGTTTGAAGACATCGGCAACCTGACCAGAGCCGAAGTTGATTCGCTGTTTAAGGTGTTGGTCGAACTACGGCGAGCTGGCCACTTTCGCGGAATCTGGAACAGCGTACCGAACTCCGTCAACCTAATGGCGAGAGGCGAAGCTGTGGTCGAAAGCATGTTTTCACCTGCCGTGTTTGCACTCAGGGGCAAGGGAATTGACTGCGTCTACGCTTCGCCCAAAGAAGGCTATCGCGCCTGGCATGGAGTGATGTGTTTGTCAGCGGCTACCAATGGACCCGCCAAAGACGCCGCCTACGAATTCATGAACTGGTGGCTGTCCGGTTGGCCCGGCGCATTCATTGCCCGCCAGGGCTACTACATCTCCAATCCCGAACGGTCACGCAAGCACCTTCGCCCCGAAGAGTGGGAGTACTGGTACGAAGGAAAACCGGCAGCCACCGACTTGAACGGAACGGACGAGAAGACCGTAGTTCGCAAAGGCGAAGTACGCGATGGCGGATCTTACCTGCGGCGTTTTAGCAACATAGCCGTTTGGAACACAGTCATGGACACGTACGAGTATTCACTGCCCAATTGGAATCAGTTTCTGTCGGCAACCTGA
- a CDS encoding sensor histidine kinase → MPDSKKHWLNALLTVATRHRTLTVALNTIAVAVVSLLFYLYASNMDAQRVQLEFEREADRVANRLSDNLEVYKEVVHSISSFYAGSENVSRSEFNKFVRRALSRHDGIHALEWVPKVPAADRELMEQTARNDGLTGFHFQRWEGKEVWVAEDSHWADNYFPVFFMQPQAGNEGVWGIDLGSNSVRRQALETAASTGQAVATSGIQLAHETGTRAGFLLFVPIYQSGTDYDQAAKRQENLLGFALGVFRIDDIANDAVEGNNTQGLLLQITEDAGHEVYSSTNSSPDESPASRFRYSRELSFASRGWLLNFSSSPSWDKARSVALGLPIILVGSLVALLLGLLLCQVINRAKRVEQLVGERTAELETANRVVRQHSQSLAEAKHVLEQSNQQLEEFAYAASHDLQTPLRGVSNFAAFLQEEYSDTLDETANGYIDRIISSADRMRQLILDLLEYSRVESKIDGLCSASLNDVFDDAVELLRTEIEAADAVVTRDDLPVVACDAKQMAQLFRNLISNGLKYRSDRPPEIHVAATDGDVWSIDIRDNGIGIEPRFHDRIFDIFRRLHTQQEYSGTGIGLALCRRIVQRHSGTISVESALGEGSCFSFTIPKTQVKSPVEDCRPELTFA, encoded by the coding sequence ATGCCAGATTCAAAAAAACATTGGCTCAACGCTCTGCTGACGGTGGCGACACGCCATCGTACCCTAACGGTGGCCCTGAATACGATTGCGGTGGCGGTTGTTTCATTGCTGTTCTACCTGTACGCCAGCAATATGGACGCTCAACGCGTTCAACTGGAGTTCGAGCGGGAGGCTGACCGAGTTGCCAATCGCCTGTCCGATAATCTGGAGGTTTATAAGGAAGTCGTTCATAGTATTAGTAGTTTCTATGCCGGCAGCGAGAACGTTTCGCGGTCCGAGTTCAATAAGTTTGTCCGTCGTGCCCTGTCAAGGCACGACGGAATTCACGCATTGGAATGGGTGCCAAAAGTACCTGCCGCCGACAGAGAACTGATGGAACAAACGGCGCGGAACGATGGCCTCACAGGCTTTCACTTCCAACGTTGGGAAGGCAAGGAGGTGTGGGTCGCTGAGGATTCGCATTGGGCGGACAACTATTTCCCAGTGTTCTTCATGCAGCCGCAAGCTGGTAACGAGGGAGTCTGGGGCATCGATCTTGGCTCCAATTCGGTTCGTCGTCAGGCACTGGAAACGGCAGCATCCACTGGTCAGGCAGTTGCCACGTCCGGCATTCAGTTGGCTCATGAAACCGGGACGCGAGCAGGCTTCTTACTGTTCGTTCCGATCTATCAAAGTGGCACCGATTACGATCAAGCTGCTAAGCGACAGGAGAACCTGTTGGGGTTTGCCCTAGGCGTGTTCCGTATCGATGACATCGCTAACGATGCCGTCGAAGGAAATAACACTCAGGGGCTATTGCTTCAAATCACCGAGGATGCCGGCCACGAGGTGTATAGCTCAACGAACTCCAGCCCTGATGAGTCGCCGGCCAGTCGCTTCCGGTACTCCAGAGAGCTGAGTTTTGCTAGCCGGGGGTGGCTGTTGAATTTTTCCAGCAGCCCGTCGTGGGATAAAGCCCGCAGTGTTGCGTTGGGCCTTCCAATAATTCTGGTCGGAAGTCTGGTGGCATTGCTGCTCGGGTTGCTGCTATGTCAGGTGATCAACCGCGCCAAGCGTGTTGAGCAACTCGTCGGTGAACGAACAGCCGAACTTGAGACGGCGAATCGCGTGGTCCGACAGCACAGCCAAAGTCTGGCGGAGGCCAAGCATGTGCTGGAACAGAGCAATCAACAACTCGAAGAGTTCGCCTACGCGGCTTCTCACGACCTTCAAACACCTCTGCGTGGCGTCTCCAACTTTGCCGCTTTTCTTCAGGAAGAATACTCCGACACTCTGGACGAAACGGCCAACGGCTATATCGATCGGATTATCAGCAGTGCCGATCGCATGCGACAGTTGATACTGGATCTGCTCGAATATTCTCGCGTCGAATCGAAGATCGACGGACTCTGTTCCGCGTCGCTGAACGACGTGTTCGACGACGCGGTTGAACTGCTTCGAACAGAAATCGAAGCCGCTGACGCCGTCGTCACCCGTGACGATCTTCCTGTGGTGGCCTGCGATGCCAAACAAATGGCACAACTATTTCGTAATCTGATTTCGAATGGTCTGAAGTACCGAAGCGACCGCCCACCGGAGATTCATGTTGCGGCAACCGATGGAGACGTTTGGTCGATCGACATCCGTGACAATGGAATCGGAATCGAACCACGTTTTCATGACCGAATATTTGACATTTTCCGGCGTCTGCATACTCAACAGGAATACAGCGGCACAGGCATTGGTCTGGCTCTTTGTCGAAGGATTGTGCAGCGGCATAGCGGCACCATTTCCGTGGAGTCCGCACTGGGGGAAGGAAGCTGTTTCTCATTCACGATTCCCAAAACGCAGGTCAAGTCGCCCGTCGAAGATTGCCGCCCGGAACTGACTTTCGCCTAA